AAGCCGAGAACCGTGAGCGGCAAGAACGTGAACGGCTGGCACATGCATGGAGCAACTTCCTCGCAACGGCACGCACCATCCTTGGTGACATCTTCCCGATTCCCGAAACAGCACCGGCTGCTTTCGACGGGAAACACACGTTCTCGCTGCCCTTCTATCCCTTTGGGATCGCAGTCTGGGCAGACATCTATCACAACATCACTTGGAAGCTGTCTGCCTTCCGCGTTGTGGTCCAGAAAGAGTTTTCACGCATTCAAGCGGTTGATCTGCTGCCAGAGCAATTCCAGTATTGCCAACGGCTCGACGTGGCCATCGCACTGGCCCGCCGCGTTGCAACCAATCAGCTAATCTCCACCACCATCCAACCCAACTGAGGAACGCCCATGGACGGAATCGAAGTCTGCACCCGGAAAAACCGGCCTGATCTGTACGAGATGTTGAAGGATCTTATTGCAAAGCATCATGCCCATTTGTGCGAAGCGGACATTGTCATCTGTTTCAACTTCAATTGGAAGCCTGATTCCGACGGGCATCTTAAGCTGGTCGAAGTGACCCGAGCTAGCGCTGTCACCCAATGTCTGTCTGCAATCCGGGTCGATCTGATCATCACTCTGAACCAGCAGCATTTTGAAAAAATGGACGATACGCAGAAACGGGCATGTCTGGATGAAGCCCTTTGCCGTTGTAAAGAACGGCAGGATCAATCCGGAAGGACCATTGGTTATCGGGTCAGCAAAATCGACTTCTGCGGCATGATGGAAAACATCAAGCGGTTCGGCCCATGGCAGACCACGTTGAAAACTGTCCAACGGCTGCTCAACGCCGAGGAGGAGCCGGGTCTGTTTGACGCTGTCTCCGAAGAAATCGCCGACGCCGAATACGAGCTCTCAGAATCGGCAACCATCCCCATGCTGCCGGAGGGCCAATCATCATGACAACCGAGCTACTGTGCCCGCGCTGCGGGCGGCATCTGTGGACGGATCGCCGCGATGGTCGCCGGTATTGTCCCGGCCTGTTGTGTGCAGGCCCACCGGCTGCTGCGCCATCCAACAGCCCTAACAGTCCAGACATCTCGATGTCTAAAAGGATGGAGCCAAGTGCGAATTAAGACCCCCGAAGAACTGGGGCTCCCTCATCCTCCAGCGCATCTGCGGGCCACCCTGGTCGCCGAACACGCGGCCAGGGTGGAGCGGGAGGAGCGACTGCACCCCACAACGCACCGATGCCAGTGCTGGGCCTGCGATGCGTTGGCGCCACCGTACCGATCGGCTGATTGGGCGAGATGGCATGTTCGAGAGACAAGCGGCTATCCACGACTGCTCGAAATTTACTGCCCTGCCTGCTTTGCGGAGTGGGGCTGGCCGGATGACACAGACGATTCACAACCGGAGGGATGACCGTGTCCGTTCTCAGCAAGGTTCGAACCGCGGCCCCCGCGCTGCCATCGCGGGTGTTCATTCATGCCCCCGAGAAATGGGGCAAGTCATCGGTGGCCTGCTATGCCCCGAAACCAGTTTTCATCCTTACCGAGGGCGAAACTGGTCTGTTGTCACTGATCGAGTCGGGGCAGGTTCCCGAGACCTCTTACCTACCCGAGGCCCGATCATTTGACGATCTGACAGCGTATTGCAACGCCATCCTGTACGACGACCATGACTATCGATCCCTCGTGATTGACACATCCAATGGGGCCGAACGACTTCTCGGTCAAAAGGTGCTGGATGAGGAGTTCAACGGGGTGATGATGGGCAAGGACGGGTTCACGTCTTACGGCAAAGGCGATCTCGCCTGTGTCTCGCACTGGACCCGCTTTTTGCGACTGCTGGATGAGATCCGTACCAGCCGCAAAATGATGGTCATTCTCTTGGCACATACCAAGGTGAAAACTGTCAACAACCCGACTGGCCCTGACTACGATCAACTTCGCCCGGATGGTGTCGAAAAGCTCTGGTCGCTCACCCACAAATGGGCGGACATCATTGCAGCAGGTGTCCACGACCTGACAGTCAAAGATGACAAGGTCAAGGACTCGAAGGGGCGTTACCTCGTTTGTGCTGGGACTGCGTCCATCGTGGCAGGCAATCGCTACGGTCTGCCGGATCGTATCTCCTGCGGCAAGTCCGCTGAGGCAGGCTGGCAGAATTTCGCTTCGGCTGTCCGGGCTGCCAAGTCTCGGGGCCAGCGTCAGCCGATTCCTGAGCCGGCGAAACGGGTGGATTCAGAGCCGCAACCAGCCCCAACGCTGCCACCAACGCCACCAACGCCAGTGTTAACCCCGGAAACTGCACCGCCACCGCCACCAACGACAGTTGCCGACTTGCCGACAAACACCGTTGGCAAGCTCTCCACCCGTGCCATCGAACTGATGCACAAACTCAAGCTCTCTTGGACGGAGGCGCGTCAACAGTACAGCCCGTTGATTGGGATGCCGGAAGGGGAGGTTTACAAGCTCACCGATCTGACTCCGTCGCAACTTGAACATCTGATTGAGATGCTGGAGGAGAGCCAAAAGTGAAGATCCTGAAGCTCACCCAGGGCAGTCCTGATTGGCTGGCCTGGCGGCAGCTCGGGATCGGAGGCAGTGACGCCCCCATCATCATGGGGGTGTCACCATACTCGACCCGCGAAAAGCTGCTTGGTCAGAAACTGGGATTGGTCCCCAAAGACGAAGCCTATGCCATGCGCCGTGGCAGCCGGCTCGAACCGTCCGCTCGTGGCATGTACCAGATCCGCGAAGGGTACAGTAGCGCCGAGCCCGTCTGCGTCATCCACCCGGATTTCGATTGGTGCCGCGCATCGCTCGATGGGCTTGTGCTCGGCGCGATGGATCAGCCGTCGCATGTGTTGGAGATCAAGTGTTGGTCGTGGCAGAAGCATGACTATGTGCTGAATGGCATCGTGCC
This DNA window, taken from Tuwongella immobilis, encodes the following:
- a CDS encoding ATP-binding protein, encoding MTVSVLSKVRTAAPALPSRVFIHAPEKWGKSSVACYAPKPVFILTEGETGLLSLIESGQVPETSYLPEARSFDDLTAYCNAILYDDHDYRSLVIDTSNGAERLLGQKVLDEEFNGVMMGKDGFTSYGKGDLACVSHWTRFLRLLDEIRTSRKMMVILLAHTKVKTVNNPTGPDYDQLRPDGVEKLWSLTHKWADIIAAGVHDLTVKDDKVKDSKGRYLVCAGTASIVAGNRYGLPDRISCGKSAEAGWQNFASAVRAAKSRGQRQPIPEPAKRVDSEPQPAPTLPPTPPTPVLTPETAPPPPPTTVADLPTNTVGKLSTRAIELMHKLKLSWTEARQQYSPLIGMPEGEVYKLTDLTPSQLEHLIEMLEESQK
- a CDS encoding putative metallopeptidase, with the protein product MDGIEVCTRKNRPDLYEMLKDLIAKHHAHLCEADIVICFNFNWKPDSDGHLKLVEVTRASAVTQCLSAIRVDLIITLNQQHFEKMDDTQKRACLDEALCRCKERQDQSGRTIGYRVSKIDFCGMMENIKRFGPWQTTLKTVQRLLNAEEEPGLFDAVSEEIADAEYELSESATIPMLPEGQSS
- a CDS encoding lambda-exonuclease family protein, which translates into the protein MKILKLTQGSPDWLAWRQLGIGGSDAPIIMGVSPYSTREKLLGQKLGLVPKDEAYAMRRGSRLEPSARGMYQIREGYSSAEPVCVIHPDFDWCRASLDGLVLGAMDQPSHVLEIKCWSWQKHDYVLNGIVPDEVYPQIQHQLFCCELDRCDLVSYNPSEKFLATGEEYACLTVKADATYQASMFAEECKFWEELNERLRARTVRSGWQAPITEDL